In Lolium perenne isolate Kyuss_39 chromosome 5, Kyuss_2.0, whole genome shotgun sequence, the sequence CCCCACGTCTTGATGAACACCTTCCCTGTGCGGCCGGCGTCCATGTCGCTGGGCCAGACGCAGAGGGTCCTGAGCATGGGGTCGACGGGCAGGCCACGGCCACTCAGCTTGTCGCAGAGCACGAGCAAGTCGACGATTTTCCTCTCCATAATCCAGCCCTTGTCGCCCTTCCCGCGTACCCAGAGCTGCAGCTGCTGCTGGGCGTCGGTGACCAGGCAAAGGCGCCCATCCGGCGCCTCCCCGATGCGGTACTTGGGGTTGCGGTCGTGCGCAAACAGCTCGCCCGGCGCCGGCAGGTAGGAGAACCTGAGCGTGGAAGGGTCCAGCACGAGCAGGCGCGAGGACTGGCAGATGTGCCAGTAGATCTTCCCGGCGGCGCGCCCCTCGAACCAATAGGGATCGAAATCGACCAGCACCTGCTCGTCCCGCGGGAGCGCGCGCCAGCGGCACTTGCCGTGTCGTCGACGGACGCGACCCAGGCGCGAGGGTGCCGATGGAGCTGTTGGACCCCCCCTCGAGAAGCCAGCAGTTGCCGCATTGGGCCCCACAGTGTACAGATTGCGTACGCCTCCTTTTCTCGTCTCGCTCTCGCTCTCGCATCGATCGCTGCGCTGCGGGAAACCGAAGCAGCAGCATGCGGGAGCAAGTTGCGTGCGCCGATCATCGATCGAATTAAATCCGGTACTCATCCATCTGCCACCTCAGCTCAAAGCCATAAATGAAATGAATCACCATCTCCCAGGTCCCAGCGCACGCGCACGCGTAATTAATTACCTGCTCACTCACGTCCACTACTACTATATGCTCCTACGATTCCAACTCGTCCGGGAAATCCAATTCACGGTCTATCCAAACAATCATTTCATTTCATACTTGTAGTACCACTAATTTGACCTGTTGCTTCACCTCTCAATCTCTGCTTTTTTTTTCAAACACACCTACTCTCGTTGAATTTGAaacgaaaacaacaacaaaaacttGATCCATCCATGTACTACTTTTGCTCACGTGCTAGTATTTACCTATACCTCCACCACCGACTACATAAATTTATTTCTTTCATGTTTTTCCTTTTTTGCCCAAATATATGCATGCTCCTCACGTACAAAACACAAGGAAATTAAGGAATTCCTTATGCCTACTACTCTAAGTCTCTAACAGGATAATGTAGTATTCCATCTCTGAGTACCACCATTTAATATTCAACCAATGGTTGAGTACTCAACAAAGTCACGAGGAATAACTAATTTCGTACAGAATCTAAGGGTACACTACGTGGGGCCCGCAAAATAGGGCGTCCCTAGAACAACACAACAAAGAGGCGCCACTATGTACGTTCGACCAGCACCGAGTCTACCACAATCTCGCGACGAGCAAAGTACACAACAGAAGGGCGAGTGTGTGCACGACTCGAATATCAACAATGTTGCCAGATGTCTAGTCCGGATCTTGGACGCCGGCATAAGTGAACGGCTTGACCACTGACATGGCGGCGCCATTGTCGGTGCGACTCTGTCCCCGGACGTCACGAGTGAGGTTACGACGATGGGCTAGCACATGGCGGTACGTCGGTGGTGGCAACGTTAGGTCCACCACGGAGCTGCAAGTGGATGGCGACGGCCTGGGCACAGCAACGCGGCTAATGGGGCTTGATCGGGGCCCAACAGGCGGCCTGGTCTAATATAGGCATAATCAGCAATGCTACTGCGTCCGACACCTCGGGTGGCGAGGGCATATCCCATCCCATGGGCTACCGCGTGCCCCGATGGCTGCTTTTATGGTGTCGTCCTACCTGTCCAAATCTTCGGCGTTGCAATGTACTCCTCAAGTCATGGGCTCGAGTTCGGGGATGCCGGGCAGCGACCAGGAAGGTGGACTGTCCGGTGGTGGTCTCACCTCTTTGTTCAAGGGGATGGCATGGAGCGGACGGTGAGGGATCCTGGTGTTAGCGGCGTTTCGGCTTTGTAAACTCCTACATCGTCTTTCGGAAGCCTAACTCTTGGAGAAAGCTCATCGCCTCGGCGCCAACGGCGACGATGCATGTAGGTGCCATAAACCTATTGGGGACGTCGTTGTGGGTATCTGCACCGTGATACAGCTCTGGGTTAAAACCCTAGACCTCGCAGTCTCGACGTCCCGACGCAGTGCGTTGTTACCCTCTTGGGGGCATCACCATGGAGTCCAGACTCGACTCGGCGTCGTTTCAATGTCTTTGGTGCCAAGTTTGGATTTTCTGtggttttttcttctttttctttgatctGCATTTTATAAGGGTTCTTCTCTCTACCTTCTATCGGTTTTGCCATTACGACTTTATTTACAGAGAAGAAATGGTACAACTCGTACATCTCACCTGATCGACAAGTAGAAGTAGTAGCTGGTAGTACAACCAGTACTATATGCAATTATGCATGCATTGCCCATGAATTTCTACCTCGTTTTTGCAACATGCTAGTGCTAGTATTAATTAGGTTCCAAATGATGAGTAGTCTTACTTGTGGGCTGATCACGCGGAAGTCGAAAAATTGAGTTGAGTAGTAAATATGGGGAGACACTAGGTTGGATGCATTACTAGCTAGCCATAAATTAGGACCACACTTTAAAAAATGAACCTACATTTTCACGGGTGCACACACAAATATCCAAAAGCCACCTCCCGGCCTGCGTGTGGCCGCTGGCGCGCACGTAATAATTAATTTGTTGATGGCTGCACCAACGAATAAGGAAGGTCTCGCCGCCTATGCATCTTCCGTGAAAACAAATTCGCACACATCTCTATCGTACcaccttttttcttctttttcttggctcACCTCTCACCTCAGTCTCCGCTTTTTCCAACAGGGTACTATCTCTCAATTTTAAATAGAACTTTTTTTTGCGGGCAAATAGAACTTTATTGATTCATCTACTCACGTAGTATACGGAGTACTACTACTTCGAAGATCAAATAATGAATAATCAAAGCACATTTGTTGACACGCATTTGTAGTACTCCCTTCGTCCATTAAAGGGTGTTGAatgtttgtccaaattcagaggtACCTATACACTAAAAAAGTGTCTACATACATCGAATTTAGACACAATTTTAACTCCCTTTTATGGACAAAGGTAGTATAATAAAATCAAGCCACCCAACGCCGAAACAATGGAAAATTGTTATCTCCAAAAATTACATAAATCATGTCGAGGCGTGACAATCCAGAGGATGATTATAGGGCACACCTCGAGGGAAGCAACCGTGGCTTGATGATGGTGCAAGGCCTACCAAGTCGACGACGCGCTACATGTAGGGGTGTAAACATGTCATATTTTGCTCATATCATCTCCTTTACCATATTTCTCTCTCAAATTCGGATCGGATAGGATATTGACCGGTTGCATATTCGAATGTGCTTGTACTGAACCTAAAACTAAAAAATAGTATAGGATAAATACTCTCATTGAAAAATAATTATATTTCTAGGAAACCTTGAGAGATATTTAACCGTTTTATCCTTGCATTAGTTAATTTCATAAGAATATAACCTTAAGCATTTGCGAGATGGTATAAATATAAACTAAATAGCTGAACCACCATTCCGATCAACCTCATGAGTCGTAACTTTGAATTTGGACTTGTACTACAAAACTCCCACTTTGAGGCCACCGACCCGACTCTTTTAAGAACATCGTCTCTTTTTGTGATTCGTCATGTTCATATGACCTATCGATCATAACACACACAAAAAGAGAAACATCATATGGAACAGCCACTTTTGAAGTAAAACTAGGGGCAGATGACATAGTATAAGGTTTCACCCGAGACCGTGCGAGGAAGGAGTCACGAATCCTCCCCCATTTGCATGGGGTATTAACATAGGTTTATTTGGGCGGTGTAAAGAGGAAAAGCCAATAAATAATTGTGAAGTGCAGTTGCTTCACACACAAGAATTTGATGATCGATACACTTCACGGTGTTGGGGAGTCACCGCCCACAAAGTCGCAACTGCCTCGGAGTTTCCTCACCGGTGCCACCCCGCATTAGTCCCAACCattggactccaccacccatggccacgTTAGAGCTTCCTCCAGCTTAGTCCAAGCGGCAGTGGCGATCATCGAGTCCGACAGGTGACCACGATGATGGCGGCGTAATATTTATCGTTGTGATatgagagagggagggagggagggagagagagagctcatGAGCCGTTGCTTGGAATTTTTGGAGTCCTTTGATTTTCAGGTTTTGTTGATGGATATTATAATGTGTGCAATTCACGACTTACTATTTAATTTTGTATGTAGTTTTTCTATTTATAGTTATGATCATATATATGCAAAACTAAGCTAGCTTTATTTTTTGACTGAGTGTAGATATTAGAGCATCTCCGATCGCATCCCCCAAACGACGTCTGGTAATAGCGCCGGATTAGTCGTTTGGGGGACGTCTGGACGAAATTTTCGTTTGAAGGAGGTCCCTTTCCTAGCCACGTTCCCCAAACGCGATCTCCAAACAAAAAACAAGTGTAAAAGTCGTGTCCGGCATCCCTAATGGAGACTATATACATGGGATGGGCTATGGACGCCGGACAATATTTGAGGGACGTCCGGAGCGAAGCGGCCTTTGGGACATACGACTGAGACTTTTTTTTTGCCGGCGTCCCCCAAATCCCTTTAGAGGACGACTTTGGGGGactgactggagatgctcttagatagAAATGTTGATAGGTAAAAGGTGCTAGCTAACGGTCAAACTCGTGGACCTAGGCGTACACATGCATGCATTCCGGCTAGGCCAGCACAAACACGTACCTAGGAGCatgatctctgtcactctcacgtaTAGCTGCATGGATTTTTTGAACGGTCTTGGCTTGCTAGCTAGCATAAACTAGGTACGCTTGCCAAAAACACGCAAATTAGGCTATCTTGCACACACAACTTCATGAGCCGTCGAGATATGCGTTGCCTTGGCCGCTGACGCCGTAAATTTCACTCATGATAAGAGGATACTCCAAAAAACCCTAAGAGTGAAGTTGTCGTGGCCCAACGACGCCGGGATCTCTGGTTCTACAACGATTTTTTTAAACATAAGACACGAAAGACCAACTTTGAATTAACAATACCATAAACCAGTCAGGAGTACAACGATAGCACcaacaaaaggaaaaaagaaagcaaCGAATTGTTGGGGTTACCAGCTTATAAGACAATAAAGAAACAACAGAGAGGAGGGAAAGCAAGCTACACTAGACAGAGAGCTTGAACTCGTCGATGGAAGCGCAATCCTCTGTTGGAAGAGCGCGGCGCCGAAACTGACCCGAACCAACAGACACCCATGCCAAAGCAGAGCACACCCAAGGCCGGTAGAGCATAATTGTCTTCATGCCTCGAGATACTAAAGGAGGAGGGCTTGATGGAGACGCCTACAAGGAGGAGAGCGACGCCCAAGGGCGTCGCCATCACCCACACTGGTCGAGGCCTTGCCAACATTATGCCCAACCACGACCCCAAAAGACACAACCTTAACACCTATCCTACGCCACATTGCACCCAAGGCCTAAGGAAGAAATCGGTGGCATCGCCCGCAGCATGACGTCGGCCTAAGAAACCGCCCCTGGGTATATAGGAGGCTACCCAAACCGGGCAAAACACCATGTAAAAGTAGCCAGGGAGACAACGGTGGCGACAAGCTCAAGGAAGGTGAATATGGCGTGGCTGTGTAGAAGATGCAGAGAACCTTACCCCATCGGAGAAGAGGGCAAGTTGAGCACAGAGACATGATCCAGCTACGAGAAAGGAGAGACATTTGgtggcgcctccaagaaggaagatGGCGTAGAAGACGACATTGTCACCTGTAGGCTGTAGTGCATGGCTTTCGCCGATATCCCACCAAGAATCTGAAGCCGGCCACCGCTACGAGATCGTGAAGGGGGAGCAGAGGCAGCACCCACCGACAACACCGCATCAAGTATTGTTGGCCCAAGGTGATGCGGTGACCAAGACCCCAAGTCACCAACGTCTGGACATGGTTCTACGACGATCTCGTGAGGAGCAAAGTATAGCAGGGGAAGGTCGGGTGCACGACCCTGACGTTGCTAGCCGTCTACCCGAGATCTTTGGAGCCAAATGATCTTTTACTTGTGGACTGACCACTCCGGAGACGAAATATTGATTCGAGTAGTACATCGGGAAACGAAATTTGGAGTGCTAAATCCAACGTGATTACTACGTGAGCGCTAAATCCTCACTGCAGGAGTCGATGCGACGAAGAACACAAAATGCACGCACCCACCCAACATTTCCTCTCGCTTGCTTCGCCTCCTCCCTGCCCCCCCAGCGATCCCACCCACCCAAACGCATCGCCGCCGCCGCACGCTGCTGCTCCCCGCCGGCAACCCAGCACCGCCGCTCACCGGCGCACCCACCCACCCAATCCCATCCAGGCTGGCCACTCAATCCCCTTCACGCCGGCCACCAAAAATCCTTTCCACCCCCCTACCAGGAGGAGGGGATCGATGCGGCGAAGAGACGGCGTCCCTGCCGGCAGCGGAAGGCACAATGGCCACTCCACAGAAGATGGACGCGCCCATGGGCGGACCCGAGCCTGAGGGACGCCATGGTTGCGCTCGTCGTTGTGGCGAGCGAGCCAAGGGCCAGGGGAGGGGCGGAGATGCACCCGTCGTCCTGGTGGATGTTGGGGACAAGCACCTTGGGCGACAGCCGCGGCCGGCGGGAGGAGCTCGCCGCGCCGCAGGAAGAAGAGACGGTGGTCGCCTGTCCGGAACTGTTgttgccggcgccggcgacgtccCCGAGCTGTTGCTGCCATCCACAACTCCGTCATGCGCGCTGCTGCCGACAACCTCCCCAACCCGTAGCTGCCCTATGAGGTTCAACTCCTTCATCTTTTCTTGCTAAGAATTATATAATTTTCCTGTTAAAGTGAATGTGTGCATACGCAGTAGATGGAAATCTGATTTTCTAAATCAAAATTTGTTGTGTGCCATCAATTACATCCAAAATCATGACTCCTGTGATTTATTCTTCCTTTAGTCTAAACTTCACTCCTAATGCAGAATTCGAATTATGCAATGTTAGCACTGCAACTTATACCCATTATAGCTTATATACTTAAGATTTTCTTTGATTAAATACTTTTAGTTGAATTTAGGGAAGCCAGCAATTAAGGCCATGCTTATTGTTTGATGAACAGAGATCTAAAAAGTGAACTAAATAAAATCAATCAAGTGTTCTGCAGTGATGCTTTTGAGCATATCTCTGCCAAGAAATACTCCTGAAGAAAGCTATCATAAAATCCCATGCACCCTGAAAACATTATTTGTTCATGATTTTTCTTATAGTACTACGAATTAATATTGACTTGTCATCTCGAAATTTAATGCTGAGCACCACCTGTAGGCTGCTGTTGGGGACAAGAAGCTTGGGCGTTGGCTGCGGCAGGCGGGAGGAGCTCGCCACGCTGCATGAAGAAGAGATGGTGGTCGCCTGTACGGAACTGTTGCTGCCGGCGCTGGCGACGTCCCCGACCTATTGCTGCCTTCCACAACTCCTTCATGCTGCTACCGACAACCTCCGGAACCTGCAGCTGCCCATTGAGGTCCATCTCCTTCATCTGTTTTGCTAAAACTTGTATTTTTCCTGTTAAATTTGATTGTGCATAGACAGTAGATGGAAATCTGTTTCACCAAATCAAAATTTGTCTTGTGCCATCAATGGCATCTAAAATCTTACTATATCTTTCCAGTACTAGCAACTAAACGGATGACTCATTTAAAATGAATCTGTCCCTCTGAAACGTTACCTATGAAGGTGTTCGTTAATGTATATGGAGAGGGGCAATAGACTGCATTAGAAAGGTTTGTCATGGAGAGGTTCTCACTGTGTTTTACCTTAATGCGCCACAAATTTGTTGCGGACAACTCCTGCTTATAACATTCACAAGCGTCGACTTGTTTCATAGGTTCCTTCTCGACCTATGCCCTTCTGAAATCAAACAGCATACCCAGCTGCTGAAGCATTGGCTGTACCGTTCATGTGTCTAACCCCACTGTAATATGATGACTAGAATTCGTAACTATCCATCGGCTCCATTTACCATGTTGGACGCTCATAACAGAGACTTTCGTATCACACCAAGTAGCTGCCCTTTCAAAGCACAAGCCATAGTGCAAGACATGAATTAGCACTTGTGTATAAATTAGTCTTGATATCACACAATGTGGAGGAATACAGGGTGTGGGGGAACATTGATATTGGTAGGTCTCTTttctgatgatgatgctgatgaAAATCAAAGAGAGCAAATTTACTATAGGTACATGAATAATTGTCCTGACCTTTTCTACTTCGAATCCATGATTCTGTACATTTATCCGGGTGCATTTTACAATTTTACTGTATTTGGTTCTACTTATGATATTATAAGCCAAGCTCTCAAAATTTCGAGCTCGACCAGGTCGGAAAGTTTAAACCGGTTTATTTTTTATATGCCGAGCGGATTTTCTTTGTCTTGGCTGGGTTGTTTGCTGGGTGTTGTCTTGAGGTGGTTGAATGTTTTAGAAAGATAAGTCTTTCTAGTTAACTTGTGGGCTGTGTGTTGGCAGAATGTTGGCTCGAGGCTTGTGTGTTTCGTTTGGGTGACTTAATTAATGTCAACCTTAAACCAGATAATATTTAATGCCTGGAGCTTTAGTTCTTATTTAGAGGTTTTTGTTGTCTATAATGTTTTTGATTGCACTTGTTAGAGATGATCTGCTGCTTATTAAAAAGGATGGATTTTCCCCCCTAAAATGCAAAACACGTTATCAATTCCTTGTTTTATTGGATAGTTAGCATGTAAAATCTACACAATAATCATGGTGAATCGTTCAAGACATTGTGAAATGCAATGTTCGTTGTAATGTAGTTTGGCTAGATTCTTTGCTTATCATGCCATGAAATTTTAGGTTAATCAGCACCTTGTCTAATATTTATGCAAATGTTATTGCAGCTTAAATGCGGCTATTTGGGGTGACTTGAATTTTCCCGAAAATAGTTGCGCTTTTTCTTGCATCAACAACTTAGTAATTCCTCTGCTCTTATATACAAGGCCACAAACCCATATTGCAGTACCAAGAAAATAAAGCCACACGATTATTTATGTAGAAATACTCTCGGGTTCCTTGCTAATTAAATATACTTCAAGTGGTGGCTATTTCTCTATGGCTGCATACAATGTTCGCATTAATAAATACCATCCGACGAGACAAAAAGCTAATTACTTTTTCTCGATTAGTGTTAGTGGTCCTGTATAGATGAAAAATGTATTTTTGATAATGGCCTTGTATtgatgaacggagggagtactaattaTGTACACTATGATGCTGAGTAGTATATTCTTGATGTTTCAGGGTGTTCTGGGGCAGGGGAGAAGCCGAGGTGGTGACTTTGCGTCTCGGCAGTGATGACCATCCCAACTAACTTGGCCAAGCACTGGCTCCCATCATAGCCAAGATCATGGCGACGGTCAACGGCGGGTCCTAGTGAATGTCATGAGCTCACCATGCTGCAACCGTGGTGGCGGTGACGCTCATCCTCGTGGACGACCTCTTAGGTGAGCTACTGGTTTACCACTTGGATCTCTGTCTCCCATGTGAACCATCGTGCCTTGGCTTTACCATGCTCCGGCGCTTCGGACGATGACCCTTATTTgattgatggtgatgatgatcatatGCTCACTGTAGTTTCTAAGTTTTTTCCCTAAGACTTTCGCATATGTGCCAAAGTTATTAGAGGTCCTTCTAAGCTAATGTAGTTGATTATTTTGTGTTATACTGCTAATGTTGTTATTTGGTTTCGAATACCAGTTGTTGGTATTGTGTGGTCTTGATCTTTTATTGCTAGATCTTGGCATGACCTAGGTGTTGTTGTCACCTATCTGTGTATATAAATATTATGCTGGCGAGGTTTAGATATTCTTTATGGTACTTGTGTTCTCTTTTTTACCTCATAGATTTATCTGGTATTTCTCTTGATCCGAATCTACTCCTGTGTATGTGTTGTGCAACAGCGAACTGGTTATTCTTGTGTAGTTGAACAATTAGTATCTACACATGCATATGTGAGAAATTGGTATCGATACATGCATCTAGTATCTACATGAATGTTTCTTTATAAAGTGGCGGGCTTCATGACTATGTGGGTGCTTATGTGAGCTATGTTTTGTAAGAATAGCAAGCTAGCCTGCAAGCTTTTCTATGATTAGAAGTATCATCTCGATGATATAATCACAGGCTTAGAGCTTTACTTTTATCCATTCTTTGCTTTGAACTCTTTTCCTTCTAATTCATGCCTAATTCATGATTGTAGGGTTAGCCTTGTTCAACTTTGGTACTATTCCTAGAGGGATATTCGTTTTGAGACCATATGTTGGGAATATCAATATTTCTTGAATATGAAAAACAATATCACAAACCAATACCCTTCCTTCCAAGCTCAATTGCATTATTTGCAAGTGCTACTATAGGTAGCTGGTGCATATATGCATGATATGCTAGTCCATTGACATGCACATGATAGACAACATTGTCCAGCATATAACACATACTATATCGATCCTTTTACTGAAAGAAAAATATATGACTTTGACATCAGTTGCATTCCACCGTACCATTACGAATGCAAGGCCTGATATTGCATTATTGCTAGAGCGAGATCTTTTCTGCCAGTGTGCTACCCCAGCTTTGACTTGTGTGACCCTCCCTCTGCACTCCCCATCCGTTCGGTGTTTGCACCACCTGCCAATTTGTCATGCTAATTGGTACTTTGTGGGTCCCACGTGGCAGGAGTCGACTGGTGCCCGTAGTAGTAGTTGGGTAAAAAGCTTTTAGTTCTATTTCTAGACGACGGTTGTGTCAAGCTTCCTGCACTAGCTAATGCAACCAAAAGCCTGAACTGTACGCTTATACACTTGAACAGGTTGATGCTTAGATCTAGCCTTGTCAACAAGGTGGTGTTCCTCTTCTGGGTTCAATCGCTAGCTGCaactttgttttcagaaataagtagACCGGTATTAGTTATTGTGTAGATCTGACGCGTGTGAGAAAGAAAGCAATTTTCTTAGTTAGTTTTCGTGTGTAAATATAATGCTTGTAGAACTAGAATAATTGCGTTTAGTAATTTGATTTGTTTGTTTGGTATTTGTGTGCAAATTAATTGTGATTTCTATTCTGCTGTAAGGTTTAAGCAATCTGGGTGTCGTTGTTTAATTCACCATGTTTAATAGCTGTGGCACAGCCACATAATATTTGAATTGGACCTAGCTCAAAGGTTTAAGAATTTCATTTTGCTGTGTTGCTAAGGAAACAAGGCCGCAATAAAAGGTGAGACATATCGTCTTTTCAATCCTTAGACCGCACGGAGTTGCAGGACTCTGACCGAGTGTAAAAAAATACGATCTTGCGTAGCTTTTAGTGTCGTATGATTGGAACCTGAGAGCTTCTGTTTGTGGATTCATGAGGCGTTTATATAATTATTACATGGGTGCAATCACCTTTTTAGATTGGTTTATTAAGTGACTTTTTTTCTCCAAGGACGGTAGCAGTTCAACTATTCAGATATGCTAGGCAGTAGCCTCCTAACACTGTACTTTGAGCACATTGGATGCTTCAAAAGTTCATTTTGGGATTTGAAGGTGCTGCGTAGGTTCTGTGTCTAAAAATACTGAAGATTGTGAAAGAATCTGCACAAATTTAA encodes:
- the LOC139831642 gene encoding uncharacterized protein, with protein sequence MSTGFNSIDDRRTQLAPACCCFGFPQRSDRCESESETRKGGVRNLYTVGPNAATAGFSRGGPTAPSAPSRLGRVRRRHGKCRWRALPRDEQVLVDFDPYWFEGRAAGKIYWHICQSSRLLVLDPSTLRFSYLPAPGELFAHDRNPKYRIGEAPDGRLCLVTDAQQQLQLWVRGKGDKGWIMERKIVDLLVLCDKLSGRGLPVDPMLRTLCVWPSDMDAGRTGKVFIKTWGFGRFSFHMDTGKMELLATKRGKEYGHPMFAYFLAWPPAFLAPDN